The Geotalea uraniireducens Rf4 genome window below encodes:
- a CDS encoding GatB/YqeY domain-containing protein has product MSLRERLNDELKSSMKSKDELKLSVIRMIRSSMKNREIDLKHELDDREIIEIISTLCKQRRESIRLFREASRQDLVDKEEKELALLLDFLPQQLTREELEELVMKTIAECGAQGSKDMGRVMKALQPGVAGRADGKLVSEVVKEKLA; this is encoded by the coding sequence ATGTCGTTACGTGAAAGGCTGAATGATGAGCTTAAGTCGTCCATGAAGAGTAAGGACGAACTGAAACTTTCCGTAATCCGCATGATTCGCTCGTCGATGAAGAACCGGGAAATCGATCTGAAGCATGAGCTGGATGATCGGGAAATCATCGAGATTATCAGCACCCTGTGCAAGCAGCGCAGGGAATCCATCCGGCTCTTTAGGGAAGCAAGTCGACAAGACCTGGTGGATAAGGAAGAGAAGGAGTTGGCGCTGCTGCTCGATTTTTTACCGCAGCAACTGACCCGCGAAGAACTTGAAGAACTTGTTATGAAGACTATTGCCGAATGTGGCGCACAGGGTAGTAAGGACATGGGCAGGGTGATGAAAGCTCTGCAGCCCGGCGTCGCCGGCCGTGCAGACGGCAAACTGGTCAGCGAAGTGGTCAAGGAGAAACTCGCTTAG
- the rpsU gene encoding 30S ribosomal protein S21, translating into MPGVKVKEAEPFELALKKFKKQCEKAGILSEVRKREHYEKPSIKKKKKAIAARKRALKKQRKMVD; encoded by the coding sequence ATGCCGGGAGTAAAGGTAAAAGAAGCTGAGCCGTTTGAGCTTGCGTTGAAAAAGTTCAAGAAACAGTGCGAAAAAGCGGGGATTCTTTCTGAGGTCCGCAAAAGAGAGCACTACGAAAAACCGAGTATCAAGAAGAAGAAAAAGGCCATTGCTGCTCGCAAGAGAGCCTTAAAAAAACAGCGTAAGATGGTAGATTAA
- a CDS encoding phosphoribosyl-ATP diphosphatase: MMQNDDILQAVYQVIRERKANPSEQSYTASLMAKGIDKILKKLGEEATELVVAGKGGSRDEIVYETADLFFHTLVLLGYYDIVPDEVYAELRRRFGISGIAEKESREK; the protein is encoded by the coding sequence ATTATGCAAAATGATGATATTCTTCAGGCCGTTTATCAGGTCATTCGGGAGCGGAAGGCCAACCCGTCGGAGCAGTCTTACACCGCTTCCCTGATGGCCAAGGGAATTGATAAGATCCTCAAGAAGCTCGGGGAGGAGGCGACCGAATTGGTGGTTGCCGGCAAGGGCGGGTCACGGGACGAGATTGTCTACGAGACGGCTGATTTGTTTTTTCATACACTGGTTCTCCTTGGCTATTACGATATCGTTCCTGACGAGGTCTATGCTGAGCTGCGTCGTCGCTTCGGGATTTCCGGCATTGCTGAAAAAGAGTCACGGGAAAAGTGA
- the hisF gene encoding imidazole glycerol phosphate synthase subunit HisF, whose protein sequence is MLTKRIIPCLDVKGGRVVKGVQFLELRDAGDPVEIAEIYDRQGADELTFLDITASSDARDIIIDVVRRTAERVFMPLTVGGGVRTVEDIRRLLNAGADKVSINTAAVHRPEFVKEAAERFGSQCTVVAIDARRVPGEDRWEVYTHGGRNATGIDAVEWAQRMEAYGSGEILLTSMDRDGTKDGYDLPLTRAVADAVSIPVIASGGVGNLEHLYDGFTKGGASACLAASIFHYREYTIQEAKEYLRERGVPVRI, encoded by the coding sequence ATGCTGACCAAGCGCATTATTCCTTGCCTTGACGTGAAAGGTGGCCGGGTCGTAAAGGGGGTGCAGTTCCTGGAGCTCCGGGATGCAGGCGATCCTGTGGAGATTGCCGAAATCTACGATCGGCAGGGGGCGGACGAACTGACCTTTCTCGATATCACTGCGTCGAGCGACGCCCGCGACATCATCATCGACGTGGTGCGCCGCACAGCCGAGCGGGTCTTCATGCCCCTCACCGTGGGTGGCGGCGTGCGGACGGTGGAGGATATCCGCCGGCTTCTCAATGCCGGTGCGGACAAGGTTTCCATCAATACCGCTGCAGTGCACCGGCCGGAGTTCGTCAAGGAAGCTGCGGAGCGGTTCGGCTCCCAGTGCACGGTGGTGGCCATAGATGCCCGCCGGGTGCCGGGCGAAGATCGATGGGAGGTCTATACCCACGGTGGGCGCAATGCAACCGGGATTGACGCGGTGGAATGGGCCCAGCGCATGGAAGCTTACGGCTCCGGCGAGATTCTCCTCACCAGCATGGACCGGGACGGTACCAAGGACGGCTACGACCTGCCGCTGACCAGGGCTGTGGCCGACGCGGTTTCAATTCCCGTCATCGCTTCCGGCGGCGTGGGGAACCTGGAGCATCTCTACGACGGTTTTACCAAGGGAGGGGCAAGTGCCTGTCTGGCGGCTTCCATCTTCCATTACCGTGAGTACACCATTCAGGAGGCGAAAGAATACCTCAGGGAAAGAGGCGTACCGGTAAGGATTTAA
- the hisA gene encoding 1-(5-phosphoribosyl)-5-[(5-phosphoribosylamino)methylideneamino]imidazole-4-carboxamide isomerase: MIVIPAIDLKEGKCVRLEQGLMDKDTVFCDNPAEQAREWERQGGELLHIVDLDGAFAGKPANKSAIEAIVKAVRIPTQLGGGIRDIETIKAYLDLGLSRVILGTAAQRNPKLVEEACKLFPGRIVVGIDAKNGLVAVQGWAEVTDVYAVDLARLFEGYGVTAVIYTDISRDGMMQGPNIDATRALAEAISIPVIASGGVSSLKDIENLMAVESAGVTGVITGKAIYTGAIKLAEAVALTKKCRQG, encoded by the coding sequence ATGATTGTTATCCCGGCAATTGACCTGAAAGAAGGAAAGTGCGTCCGCCTGGAGCAGGGGCTCATGGACAAGGACACCGTTTTCTGCGATAACCCGGCCGAGCAGGCCCGTGAATGGGAAAGGCAGGGGGGGGAGCTGCTCCATATCGTCGACCTGGACGGTGCCTTTGCCGGCAAGCCCGCGAACAAAAGCGCCATCGAAGCGATCGTCAAGGCAGTGCGGATTCCAACCCAGCTTGGTGGCGGCATTCGCGATATCGAGACCATCAAGGCTTATCTCGACCTCGGCCTCTCCAGGGTGATCCTCGGCACGGCCGCGCAGCGCAACCCGAAGCTCGTGGAAGAGGCGTGCAAGCTCTTTCCTGGTCGGATCGTGGTCGGCATCGACGCCAAAAACGGGCTGGTGGCGGTACAGGGGTGGGCCGAGGTGACCGACGTCTACGCTGTGGATCTTGCACGGCTTTTCGAGGGGTACGGCGTAACCGCGGTCATCTATACCGATATCAGCCGCGACGGGATGATGCAGGGGCCGAATATCGATGCCACCCGGGCGCTGGCCGAGGCGATCAGCATTCCGGTCATCGCCTCAGGCGGGGTCTCTTCGCTCAAAGACATCGAGAACCTCATGGCTGTGGAATCTGCCGGCGTGACTGGTGTGATAACCGGCAAGGCCATATATACCGGCGCCATCAAGCTGGCCGAGGCAGTGGCGCTGACAAAAAAATGCAGGCAGGGCTGA
- the hisH gene encoding imidazole glycerol phosphate synthase subunit HisH → MIAIIDYGMGNLRSVQKGFEKVGFDAVVTADPTVVLEAEKVVLPGVGAFPDCMRNLEQGGFVEPLLKVIREGRPFLGICLGLQLLFTESEEFGIHKGLDIIPGRVVRFPEGLNEGGEELKVPHMGWNQLAIRRRPPVFTGIEDGTNVYFVHSYYVKPDDESVVAATTGYGIEFCAAIWKDNIVATQFHPEKSQEKGLKILKNFGELKA, encoded by the coding sequence ATGATTGCTATTATTGACTACGGCATGGGCAACCTCCGCTCCGTGCAGAAGGGTTTCGAAAAGGTCGGTTTTGACGCGGTCGTCACCGCTGATCCCACGGTGGTGCTGGAAGCGGAAAAGGTCGTGCTCCCCGGCGTAGGGGCGTTTCCTGACTGCATGCGCAACCTGGAACAAGGTGGGTTCGTGGAACCGCTGCTCAAGGTAATCCGGGAGGGGCGGCCGTTTCTCGGCATCTGCCTCGGGCTGCAACTGCTCTTCACCGAGAGTGAGGAATTCGGCATCCACAAGGGGCTGGATATCATACCCGGCCGGGTGGTTCGTTTCCCTGAAGGGCTCAATGAGGGGGGCGAGGAGCTGAAGGTGCCGCACATGGGGTGGAACCAGCTCGCCATTCGCCGCCGGCCGCCGGTGTTCACCGGGATCGAGGACGGGACCAACGTCTATTTTGTCCATTCTTACTACGTCAAGCCGGACGACGAATCGGTCGTGGCAGCCACCACCGGCTACGGCATCGAGTTCTGCGCCGCCATTTGGAAGGACAACATCGTCGCCACCCAGTTCCACCCGGAGAAATCCCAGGAAAAGGGGCTCAAGATCCTGAAGAATTTCGGGGAATTAAAGGCATAA
- the hisB gene encoding imidazoleglycerol-phosphate dehydratase HisB codes for MSRKAVIERITKETQIKLSLNIDGSGEARVCTSVPFLDHMLNLFARHGLFDLEVEAKGDIDIDFHHTVEDIGIVLGEALKQALGDKQGIRRYGQATVPMDETLASVAVDLSGRPYLVYNVRLPKVKIGEFDVELAREFFQALTNNLAANLHINVMYGDNVHHILEACFKALARALDQATQQDPRIAGVMSTKGKL; via the coding sequence ATGTCGAGAAAAGCCGTCATCGAACGCATCACCAAGGAAACCCAGATAAAGCTTTCCCTGAATATCGACGGGTCGGGGGAGGCGAGGGTCTGCACCTCTGTGCCGTTTCTCGACCACATGCTCAACCTGTTTGCCCGCCATGGCCTGTTTGACCTGGAAGTGGAGGCCAAGGGCGACATCGACATCGATTTCCACCACACAGTGGAGGACATCGGCATCGTCCTCGGTGAGGCCCTGAAGCAGGCCCTAGGCGACAAGCAGGGAATCCGCCGCTACGGCCAGGCCACCGTCCCCATGGATGAGACCCTGGCAAGCGTGGCCGTCGATCTGTCGGGGCGTCCCTACCTGGTTTACAACGTCCGGTTGCCCAAGGTGAAGATCGGCGAGTTCGATGTGGAACTGGCCCGTGAGTTCTTTCAGGCCCTGACCAACAACCTGGCGGCCAATCTCCACATAAATGTCATGTACGGTGACAACGTCCATCATATTCTGGAGGCGTGCTTCAAGGCTCTGGCCCGGGCGCTCGACCAGGCGACCCAGCAGGACCCACGGATCGCCGGGGTCATGTCGACCAAAGGCAAACTGTAA
- the hisD gene encoding histidinol dehydrogenase yields MQFLDIHDNNFEANFAAILARGEETGKEVEQVVLDIIAAVRKEGDAALLDYTRRFDRLEADTVADLEVTEAEFNEAFVRVADADISALKLAVERVARFHEKQKQETWLSTDESDVLLGQMVTPLERVGIYVPGGKASYPSSVIMNAVPAKVAGVGEVVMVAPTPGGEINHHVLVAARLSGVDRVFRIGGAQAVAALAYGTAMVPRVDKITGPGNIYVATAKKLVFGQVGIDMIAGPSEILVINDGSGNPAHIAADLLSQAEHDELASSILITTSRSFGERVAAEVELQLGKLKRESIARKSWDTYGAVIVAGSIAEAIAFSNRIAPEHLELAVTDPFAILPQIRNAGAIFLGHFTPEAAGDYLAGPNHTLPTGGTARFFSPLSVDDFIKKSSIVYFSESGLNRLGKDIVRIAELEGLEAHGKSVSIRLK; encoded by the coding sequence ATGCAATTTCTCGACATCCACGACAATAACTTTGAGGCGAACTTTGCCGCCATCCTGGCACGGGGCGAGGAGACCGGCAAGGAGGTCGAGCAGGTTGTTCTCGACATCATTGCTGCCGTTCGCAAGGAGGGTGATGCAGCGCTGCTCGACTACACACGGCGCTTCGACCGGCTGGAGGCCGATACCGTTGCCGATTTGGAAGTGACCGAGGCGGAGTTCAACGAGGCCTTTGTCCGGGTGGCGGATGCCGACATTTCGGCACTCAAGCTGGCGGTGGAGCGGGTGGCCCGCTTCCACGAAAAGCAGAAGCAGGAAACCTGGCTTTCCACCGACGAAAGCGATGTCCTGCTCGGCCAGATGGTGACGCCGCTCGAACGGGTCGGTATTTATGTTCCGGGCGGTAAGGCCAGTTATCCTTCGAGCGTCATCATGAACGCGGTGCCGGCCAAGGTGGCTGGTGTAGGCGAGGTGGTCATGGTTGCCCCGACCCCGGGGGGAGAGATAAATCATCACGTGCTTGTGGCTGCACGACTCTCCGGCGTGGATCGGGTTTTTCGCATCGGCGGAGCCCAAGCCGTTGCGGCGCTGGCTTACGGTACGGCGATGGTGCCGAGGGTGGACAAGATCACCGGCCCGGGCAATATCTATGTGGCCACAGCCAAGAAGCTGGTGTTCGGCCAGGTTGGCATTGACATGATCGCCGGTCCTTCCGAGATACTCGTCATCAACGACGGCAGCGGCAATCCGGCGCACATCGCCGCCGATCTCCTTTCCCAGGCCGAGCACGACGAACTTGCCTCGTCCATCCTCATCACCACGAGCCGCTCCTTCGGTGAACGGGTGGCCGCGGAAGTTGAACTTCAGCTCGGGAAGCTCAAGCGCGAGAGCATCGCCCGCAAATCGTGGGATACTTACGGTGCGGTCATCGTTGCCGGCAGCATTGCCGAGGCTATTGCATTTTCCAACCGGATCGCCCCGGAGCATCTGGAGCTGGCGGTGACAGACCCGTTTGCCATTCTGCCGCAGATACGCAATGCCGGCGCCATTTTTCTCGGCCACTTCACGCCCGAGGCGGCCGGAGACTACCTGGCCGGCCCCAACCATACCCTGCCGACCGGCGGCACCGCCCGATTCTTCTCTCCCTTGTCGGTGGACGATTTCATCAAGAAATCCTCCATCGTCTATTTCAGCGAAAGTGGACTCAATCGGCTGGGCAAAGACATCGTACGGATCGCCGAACTGGAAGGGTTGGAAGCCCACGGCAAGTCGGTCAGCATACGATTGAAATAA
- the hisG gene encoding ATP phosphoribosyltransferase yields MTDYITIAIPKGRILQDSVALFKKIGIDCEELLSDTRKLIFENPVQRMRYMIVRATDVPTYVEYGCADLGIVGKDTLLEQEKDVYEPLDLKFGYCRMMVAEPAELSRDDDPAGWTNIRIATKYPNFTEKYFTSKGVQVEIIKLYGSIELAPLVGLSERIVDLVSTGETLKQNGLVEVETIAEITTRLIVNRASLKTKHQRITEIIEGLEKHV; encoded by the coding sequence ATGACTGATTACATCACCATTGCCATTCCCAAGGGGCGCATCCTGCAGGATTCCGTGGCCCTCTTCAAAAAGATCGGCATCGATTGCGAGGAACTCCTCTCCGATACCCGGAAGCTCATCTTCGAAAACCCAGTGCAGCGGATGCGTTACATGATTGTCCGCGCTACTGACGTCCCCACCTATGTGGAGTACGGCTGCGCCGATCTGGGGATCGTCGGCAAGGACACCCTTCTCGAGCAGGAGAAGGACGTCTACGAACCGCTCGACCTCAAATTCGGCTATTGCCGCATGATGGTGGCCGAACCTGCCGAACTCTCCCGCGACGATGACCCGGCCGGCTGGACCAACATCCGCATTGCTACCAAGTACCCCAATTTTACGGAAAAGTACTTCACCAGCAAGGGTGTGCAGGTGGAGATCATCAAGCTCTACGGCTCAATCGAGCTGGCGCCCCTGGTGGGGCTGTCGGAGCGAATCGTTGACCTTGTCTCCACAGGTGAGACCTTGAAGCAGAACGGCCTGGTGGAGGTTGAAACCATCGCTGAAATCACCACGCGCCTCATCGTCAACCGGGCGAGTCTGAAGACCAAGCATCAGCGGATCACCGAGATAATCGAAGGACTGGAAAAGCACGTCTAA
- the murA gene encoding UDP-N-acetylglucosamine 1-carboxyvinyltransferase: MDKLIIKGGKKLAGEVTVSGSKNASLPIFISTILAPAEHEISNVPFLRDINTTIKVLEQLGAKVDGNGNIVKIDTTGVDNFEATYELVKTMRASVLVLGPLLARFGKARVSLPGGCAIGARPINLHLKGLAAMGADINLTHGYVEAKAKQLKGARINFDVSTVGGTEHLMMAAATAKGETILENAAREPEIVDLANVLTKMGARIDGAGTDTIRISGVKELGPVSHRVMPDRIEAGTFMIAAAITGGDIKVRNMQLEHLDALVFKLQDAGVEIINKDNVVRVKGPRKIKGVNIKTRPYPGFPTDMQAQFMALMCLADSASVISENIFENRFMHVSELMRFGADITTEGNTATVKGVKKLSGAPVMATDLRASACLILAGLAADNTTEVSRIYHLDRGYESIEKKLAGLGADIVRVQE, encoded by the coding sequence TTGGATAAATTGATAATCAAAGGGGGGAAGAAGCTTGCCGGTGAAGTGACGGTGAGCGGTTCGAAGAACGCCTCCCTCCCCATTTTCATCTCCACCATCCTTGCCCCGGCCGAGCATGAGATCAGCAACGTCCCGTTCCTGCGCGACATCAACACCACGATCAAGGTGCTGGAACAGCTGGGAGCGAAGGTCGACGGCAACGGCAACATCGTCAAGATAGACACGACCGGAGTCGATAATTTCGAGGCCACCTACGAGCTGGTCAAGACCATGCGTGCTTCGGTGTTGGTTCTGGGCCCGCTCCTCGCCAGGTTCGGCAAGGCGCGGGTGTCTCTTCCGGGCGGTTGTGCCATCGGCGCCCGTCCTATAAACCTTCACCTCAAAGGATTGGCGGCCATGGGGGCGGACATAAACCTTACCCATGGCTACGTTGAGGCCAAAGCGAAGCAGCTCAAGGGTGCGCGGATCAATTTCGACGTTTCCACGGTCGGCGGCACCGAGCACCTTATGATGGCGGCCGCCACCGCCAAAGGGGAGACCATCCTGGAAAATGCCGCCCGTGAACCGGAGATCGTTGACCTGGCCAACGTCCTCACCAAGATGGGGGCACGGATCGACGGTGCCGGGACCGATACCATCCGCATTAGCGGCGTTAAAGAGCTGGGACCGGTCAGTCACCGGGTGATGCCGGACCGGATCGAGGCCGGTACCTTCATGATCGCGGCGGCAATCACTGGCGGCGACATCAAGGTCCGCAACATGCAGCTTGAGCATCTGGACGCACTGGTCTTCAAACTCCAGGATGCAGGCGTTGAAATTATCAACAAGGACAACGTGGTGCGGGTCAAGGGGCCGAGGAAAATCAAGGGTGTCAACATCAAGACCCGTCCCTATCCCGGCTTTCCCACCGACATGCAGGCCCAGTTCATGGCGCTTATGTGCCTGGCAGACAGCGCCAGCGTCATCAGCGAAAACATTTTCGAGAACCGTTTCATGCACGTTTCGGAACTGATGCGCTTCGGCGCCGACATTACCACCGAGGGGAACACCGCCACGGTCAAAGGGGTGAAGAAGCTTTCCGGCGCCCCGGTCATGGCGACCGATCTACGCGCCTCCGCATGCCTCATTCTGGCAGGATTGGCGGCTGACAACACCACCGAAGTATCTCGTATCTATCATCTGGATCGCGGATACGAGTCAATCGAGAAGAAGCTGGCGGGGCTGGGAGCAGATATCGTAAGGGTGCAGGAATAA
- the prmC gene encoding peptide chain release factor N(5)-glutamine methyltransferase, whose translation MANQQETWTVLKVLTWTKEFLAQKGVENARLESEWMLCAVLGLDRVGLYVNFDKPLTEAELSGYRGMVTRRSKREPLQYILGSQEFMGLEFEVSPAVLIPRHDTEVLVAEAAARCGEHCRILDIGVGSGCVSVALAKALPTATILGVDSSPQALVLAQKNADKQGVTVSLFEGSLFEPFQDQRFDLIVSNPPYIPTDDLKTLQPEVRDYEPIQALDGGADGLDFYRLIVPAASDYLNPGGWLLFEVGVGQAEAVLGLLDKTGFGELFTAKDPNGIERVVGGRLL comes from the coding sequence ATGGCAAATCAGCAGGAAACATGGACTGTCCTCAAGGTCCTTACCTGGACCAAGGAGTTTCTGGCGCAGAAGGGGGTGGAAAACGCCCGTCTGGAGTCGGAATGGATGCTCTGCGCAGTACTCGGTCTCGACCGTGTGGGACTCTATGTCAATTTCGACAAACCGTTGACAGAGGCTGAACTGTCCGGCTATCGTGGCATGGTGACCCGCCGGAGCAAACGTGAGCCGCTCCAGTACATACTTGGCTCCCAGGAATTCATGGGGCTGGAGTTCGAGGTGTCGCCGGCCGTCCTCATTCCCCGCCATGACACGGAAGTGCTCGTGGCGGAAGCAGCGGCGCGATGCGGTGAGCATTGCAGAATCCTCGATATCGGAGTGGGGAGCGGCTGTGTCAGTGTTGCCCTGGCCAAGGCACTTCCCACGGCGACGATTCTCGGCGTGGACAGTTCTCCGCAGGCGCTGGTCCTGGCGCAGAAAAATGCCGATAAACAGGGCGTCACGGTCAGCCTGTTCGAAGGATCGCTGTTCGAGCCGTTTCAGGACCAGCGGTTCGATCTGATCGTTTCCAATCCCCCCTATATTCCGACCGATGACCTGAAGACGCTGCAACCGGAGGTACGGGACTACGAGCCGATCCAGGCCCTGGATGGAGGGGCGGACGGGCTTGATTTCTATCGCCTTATTGTCCCGGCTGCGTCTGACTATCTTAATCCCGGGGGGTGGCTCCTGTTCGAGGTCGGGGTAGGGCAGGCTGAAGCGGTGCTGGGGCTGTTGGATAAGACCGGCTTTGGCGAATTGTTCACGGCAAAAGATCCGAATGGGATTGAACGGGTGGTCGGTGGGCGACTTTTGTAG
- the prfA gene encoding peptide chain release factor 1, with protein sequence MFEKIEELERRYQELEALLADPAVLGNQPEFRKLSREHSDLSALVESYRNYKKVLVEITGNRELLADPEMKEMAEAELEALEEQQAALEAEIKLLLLPKDPNDNKSVILEIRAGTGGDEAALFAGDLFRMYGRYAESNRWRVEVISASESEKGGFKEIVASVEGDGVFAKLKYESGTHRVQRVPETEAQGRIHTSACTVAIMPEAEDVDIDINPADLKIDVYRSSGAGGQHVNTTDSAVRITHLPTGTVVACQEERSQIKNRAKAMKVLKTRILDTIMQEQSARLAADRKQQVGSGDRSERIRTYNFPQGRMTDHRIGLTLYRLDAIMAGDIGEITDSLRVYYQMEALKQQSEAA encoded by the coding sequence ATGTTTGAAAAAATTGAAGAACTGGAACGGCGATACCAGGAACTGGAAGCGCTTCTGGCCGATCCGGCAGTACTCGGCAATCAGCCGGAATTCCGCAAGCTGTCACGGGAGCATTCCGACTTGTCCGCGTTGGTGGAGTCTTACCGCAACTACAAGAAGGTTCTAGTTGAGATTACGGGAAACCGGGAATTGCTTGCCGATCCGGAAATGAAGGAAATGGCCGAGGCGGAGCTGGAGGCGCTGGAAGAACAGCAGGCGGCCCTGGAAGCCGAGATCAAGCTGCTCCTGCTCCCCAAGGATCCCAACGACAACAAGAGTGTTATCCTGGAGATTCGCGCCGGCACCGGCGGCGACGAGGCGGCCCTCTTTGCCGGCGACCTTTTCCGCATGTATGGCCGCTATGCAGAATCGAACCGTTGGCGGGTGGAGGTCATCTCTGCCTCCGAGTCGGAGAAGGGTGGCTTCAAAGAGATCGTCGCCTCCGTTGAAGGCGATGGCGTTTTTGCCAAGCTCAAATATGAATCAGGGACCCACCGTGTCCAGAGGGTGCCGGAAACCGAGGCCCAGGGGCGTATCCATACCAGTGCCTGTACAGTCGCCATTATGCCTGAGGCCGAGGACGTGGACATTGACATAAATCCTGCCGATCTGAAGATCGACGTTTACCGTTCCAGCGGCGCCGGCGGCCAGCATGTCAACACAACCGACTCTGCGGTGCGCATAACCCATCTTCCCACCGGCACAGTGGTTGCCTGCCAAGAGGAGCGGAGCCAGATCAAGAACCGCGCCAAGGCGATGAAGGTCCTCAAGACCCGCATCCTTGACACCATCATGCAGGAGCAGAGTGCCAGGCTGGCAGCCGACCGCAAGCAGCAGGTGGGAAGCGGGGACCGTAGCGAGCGGATTCGCACCTACAACTTTCCGCAGGGAAGGATGACCGACCATCGCATCGGCCTCACCCTTTACCGGCTCGATGCCATCATGGCTGGTGATATCGGCGAGATTACCGACTCCCTTCGGGTTTACTACCAGATGGAGGCGCTCAAGCAGCAGAGCGAAGCGGCTTAG
- a CDS encoding DUF1385 domain-containing protein, whose product MAKINIGGQAVIEGVMMRAPRSMAIAVRRPSGEIVIKKEEVVPLSERFPLVKLPIVRGAVALFSSLIIGITALNFSANEAMAEEKEGEAKQELSSWAMAGTMAVAFGFGILLFFVLPLYLTKLLTPVIGESNIIFNLVDGVIRMAVFLIYIFSISRMGDIQRVFQYHGAEHKSIFAFEAGEELTVENVRKYSCLHPRCGTSFLLIVMMVSIVIFSLIPKLWPFYLKAGSRVILLPLIAGVSYELLKWSAKHDQLPLVKLLISPGLALQRLTTREPDDSQLEVAIRSMSEALEVNAGYKDDRLVV is encoded by the coding sequence ATGGCAAAGATCAATATCGGCGGACAAGCGGTAATCGAAGGGGTCATGATGCGAGCGCCCCGCTCCATGGCTATTGCGGTTCGGCGGCCATCCGGTGAGATCGTCATCAAGAAGGAAGAGGTCGTTCCCCTGTCGGAGCGGTTTCCTCTGGTAAAGCTTCCCATTGTCCGAGGGGCGGTGGCGCTCTTTTCATCGCTGATCATCGGCATCACGGCGCTCAACTTCTCCGCCAATGAGGCGATGGCTGAAGAGAAGGAAGGAGAGGCGAAGCAAGAGTTGTCTTCCTGGGCCATGGCGGGCACCATGGCGGTGGCATTCGGCTTTGGCATCCTCCTTTTTTTCGTTCTCCCCCTCTACCTTACCAAACTCCTTACCCCCGTTATCGGTGAATCCAACATAATCTTCAATCTGGTGGACGGGGTGATCCGGATGGCGGTATTCCTCATTTACATCTTCTCCATATCCAGGATGGGTGACATTCAGCGGGTCTTTCAGTATCACGGGGCGGAGCATAAGTCTATTTTCGCTTTCGAGGCGGGTGAAGAGCTCACTGTTGAGAATGTGCGCAAGTACAGTTGTCTCCATCCCCGCTGCGGCACCAGCTTTCTCCTCATCGTGATGATGGTGAGCATCGTCATTTTTTCCCTGATTCCCAAGCTCTGGCCGTTCTACTTAAAGGCAGGCTCCCGGGTGATCCTTCTGCCGCTTATTGCAGGTGTTTCCTACGAACTGTTGAAATGGAGCGCCAAGCACGACCAGCTGCCGCTCGTCAAACTCCTCATCTCGCCGGGGCTTGCTCTGCAGCGGCTCACCACCCGTGAGCCTGACGACAGTCAGCTGGAGGTGGCGATACGGTCGATGTCGGAAGCACTGGAAGTGAATGCCGGTTACAAGGATGATCGCCTGGTGGTATAA